A stretch of the Planktothricoides raciborskii GIHE-MW2 genome encodes the following:
- a CDS encoding form I ribulose bisphosphate carboxylase large subunit, translated as MVQAKSAGYAAGVKDYRLTYYTPDYTPKDTDLLAAFRMTPQPGVPPEEAGAAVAAESSTGTWTTVWTDLLTDLDRYKGRCYHIEPVKNEDNQYICFVAYPLDLFEEGSVTNILTSIVGNVFGFKALRALRLEDIRFPVALVKTFQGPPHGIVVERDLLNKYGRPLLGCTIKPKLGLSGKNYGRAVYECLRGGLDFTKDDENINSQPFMRWRDRFLFVAEAIKKAEAETGEVKGHYLNVTAATCEEMLKRAEFVKELEMPILMHDYLTGGFTANTTLAKWCRDNGILMHIHRAMHAVIDRQKNHGIHFRVLAKCLRLSGGDHLHSGTVVGKLEGERGITMGFVDLMREDHIEEDRDRGIYFTQDWASLPGVMPVASGGIHVWHMPALVEIFGDDSCLQFGGGTLGHPWGNAPGATANRVALEACIQARNEGRSLAREGNDVIREACKWSPELAAACELWKEIKFEFEAVDTV; from the coding sequence ATGGTACAAGCCAAATCCGCCGGATATGCAGCAGGGGTAAAAGACTACCGCCTGACCTATTACACTCCCGACTACACCCCCAAAGATACCGATTTGCTGGCCGCGTTTCGGATGACCCCTCAACCGGGCGTCCCTCCAGAAGAAGCTGGCGCCGCTGTGGCCGCTGAATCTTCTACCGGAACCTGGACCACAGTTTGGACTGACCTCCTGACTGACTTGGATCGTTACAAAGGCCGTTGCTATCATATTGAACCTGTTAAGAACGAAGACAATCAATATATTTGCTTCGTCGCTTATCCCCTGGATCTATTTGAAGAAGGGTCTGTCACCAACATCCTGACCTCTATCGTGGGGAACGTATTTGGCTTTAAAGCCCTGCGTGCTCTGCGTCTGGAAGATATTCGCTTCCCCGTTGCTTTGGTGAAAACCTTCCAAGGCCCACCGCACGGTATCGTGGTTGAGCGTGACTTGTTGAACAAGTACGGTCGTCCCTTACTCGGTTGCACCATTAAGCCAAAACTGGGTCTGTCCGGTAAGAACTACGGTCGGGCCGTTTACGAGTGCTTACGCGGTGGCTTGGACTTTACCAAGGATGATGAAAACATCAACTCCCAGCCCTTCATGCGTTGGCGCGATCGCTTCCTGTTCGTTGCTGAAGCTATTAAGAAAGCTGAAGCCGAAACTGGGGAAGTTAAAGGTCACTACCTGAACGTCACCGCTGCTACTTGCGAAGAAATGCTCAAGCGGGCTGAGTTCGTGAAAGAACTGGAAATGCCCATTCTGATGCACGACTATCTGACGGGTGGTTTCACTGCAAATACTACCCTGGCCAAATGGTGCCGTGACAATGGAATTCTGATGCACATTCACCGCGCTATGCACGCTGTGATCGACCGTCAGAAGAACCACGGGATCCACTTCCGCGTGTTGGCCAAGTGCTTGCGTCTCTCTGGTGGCGACCACCTGCACTCTGGAACCGTTGTGGGTAAACTCGAAGGCGAACGCGGCATTACTATGGGCTTCGTAGACTTGATGCGCGAAGACCATATCGAAGAAGATCGCGATCGCGGTATCTACTTTACTCAAGATTGGGCTTCCTTACCTGGAGTCATGCCAGTTGCTTCTGGCGGTATCCACGTATGGCATATGCCTGCTCTGGTGGAAATCTTCGGTGATGATTCTTGCTTGCAATTCGGTGGTGGCACCCTCGGTCACCCCTGGGGTAACGCACCAGGTGCAACTGCCAACCGTGTCGCTCTGGAAGCTTGTATCCAAGCCCGTAACGAAGGCCGCAGCTTGGCTCGCGAAGGTAATGATGTTATCCGCGAAGCTTGCAAATGGTCTCCTGAATTGGCTGCCGCTTGCGAACTCTGGAAAGAAATCAAGTTCGAGTTTGAAGCGGTGGATACAGTCTGA
- a CDS encoding chaperonin family protein RbcX — MDSKQVVKQTAKVVQNYLTYQAVRTVIDQLTETNPPLAIWFRQYSSGYNFQEAETYLQELMQENKELALRIMTVREDLAERVLEFLPPMVSANIGQDNMEHRRQLLERITYSPFYATDIADASHPELDINDSTN, encoded by the coding sequence ATGGATTCAAAGCAAGTTGTTAAACAGACGGCCAAAGTTGTGCAAAATTACCTGACTTACCAGGCAGTACGCACAGTGATTGACCAATTAACAGAAACGAACCCACCTCTAGCGATTTGGTTTAGGCAATATTCCTCGGGATACAATTTCCAGGAAGCCGAAACCTATTTACAAGAGTTGATGCAGGAAAACAAAGAATTAGCCCTGCGGATTATGACAGTTCGCGAAGACCTGGCAGAGAGAGTCTTGGAATTTCTGCCGCCAATGGTTAGCGCGAATATCGGCCAGGATAATATGGAACACCGGCGTCAACTCTTGGAACGCATTACCTACTCGCCCTTTTATGCCACAGATATAGCAGATGCTTCTCATCCAGAGTTAGATATTAACGATTCCACAAATTGA
- a CDS encoding ribulose bisphosphate carboxylase small subunit: MRTLPKERRYETLSYLPPLSDQQIAKQVQYMIDQGLIPAVEFNETSNPKDYYWTMWKLPLFGARSPQEVLNEVRECRNEYPNCYIRVMGFDNIKQCQSISFIVNKPSQSRF, encoded by the coding sequence ATGAGAACTCTGCCAAAAGAGCGTCGCTACGAAACCCTTTCTTATTTGCCCCCTTTGAGCGATCAGCAAATTGCCAAGCAAGTGCAATATATGATCGACCAAGGTCTGATTCCTGCGGTTGAGTTTAACGAAACTTCTAATCCCAAAGATTACTACTGGACTATGTGGAAGCTGCCCCTGTTTGGTGCTCGCAGTCCTCAAGAAGTCCTGAACGAAGTTCGCGAATGCCGCAATGAATACCCCAATTGCTATATCCGCGTGATGGGTTTTGACAATATTAAGCAGTGCCAGTCCATTAGCTTTATTGTGAACAAGCCCTCTCAAAGCCGCTTCTAA
- a CDS encoding DNA cytosine methyltransferase — MSFSKHNYSVLSLFSGAGGLDLGFEAAGFRLLEAIDINPWCIQTLQKNRPNWQVILGDVRDYYPEKQPDVLLAGVPCQGFSLGGNRQANDSRNMLYKEVIRVAKFCQPRIVLIENVLNLRTMKSPETNLPFNEQIIQEFEQIGYQVFHDIFKVCYYGVPQTRRRFVFIAFREKAPLGYYLPPPGEITTIRDFLYDLAHGKGTNLPNHHPEWGFNSKVHRETGEPFDITEEVVPVRLSRTASDGHPIRSFDAPFPAIDTATIWGWAQGNVVANRYFKDPFLSQHSKGGERLWRLSASRIRSFSDREYARLQTFPDDWVFMGKTKRDIHRQIGNAVPVEFAKVIAQNIKKALECLDRQKRFTEQLEQCADFWQLSLF, encoded by the coding sequence ATGTCTTTTAGCAAACATAATTATTCGGTGTTAAGCCTTTTCTCAGGGGCGGGGGGATTAGATTTGGGTTTTGAAGCGGCAGGATTTAGATTATTAGAGGCGATCGATATTAATCCTTGGTGCATTCAAACCCTACAAAAAAATCGCCCAAACTGGCAAGTTATTTTAGGGGATGTCCGCGATTATTATCCAGAAAAACAACCTGATGTTTTGCTGGCTGGTGTTCCCTGTCAAGGATTTTCCCTGGGTGGTAATCGTCAAGCTAATGATAGCAGAAATATGCTTTACAAGGAAGTGATTCGGGTGGCGAAATTTTGCCAACCGCGAATTGTTTTAATCGAAAATGTGCTGAACCTACGCACGATGAAGTCGCCGGAAACAAATCTACCGTTTAATGAGCAAATTATTCAGGAATTTGAGCAGATTGGTTATCAGGTTTTTCACGATATTTTTAAGGTTTGCTATTATGGAGTTCCCCAAACTCGGAGGCGATTTGTGTTTATTGCTTTTAGAGAAAAAGCTCCTTTAGGCTATTATTTGCCACCGCCAGGGGAAATCACTACTATTCGCGATTTTCTTTATGATTTGGCTCACGGAAAAGGGACAAATTTACCAAATCATCATCCTGAATGGGGTTTTAATAGTAAAGTACATCGAGAAACCGGAGAACCCTTTGATATAACTGAAGAAGTTGTGCCAGTAAGATTGTCGAGAACTGCATCGGATGGTCATCCAATTCGCTCTTTTGATGCTCCTTTTCCGGCGATCGATACGGCGACAATTTGGGGATGGGCGCAGGGAAATGTGGTGGCGAATCGATATTTTAAAGATCCTTTTTTAAGCCAGCATTCAAAAGGGGGAGAACGGCTTTGGCGATTGAGTGCTTCACGAATTCGGTCTTTTAGCGATCGCGAATATGCTCGGTTACAAACTTTTCCCGATGATTGGGTATTTATGGGGAAGACAAAACGGGATATTCATCGGCAAATTGGTAATGCGGTGCCGGTGGAATTTGCTAAAGTTATTGCCCAGAATATAAAGAAAGCCCTGGAATGTTTGGATCGGCAAAAAAGATTTACGGAACAGTTAGAGCAATGTGCTGATTTTTGGCAACTTTCTTTGTTTTAG
- a CDS encoding carbon dioxide-concentrating mechanism protein CcmK, translating to MAIAVGMIETLGFPGVVEAADSMVKAARVTLVGYEKIGSGRVTVIVRGDVSEVQASVSAGVDSVKQRVKGGQVLSTHIIARPHENLEYVLPIRYTEAVAQFRDSYNTPIRR from the coding sequence ATGGCCATTGCAGTTGGAATGATTGAAACTTTAGGCTTTCCTGGAGTAGTGGAAGCCGCAGATTCAATGGTAAAAGCCGCTAGGGTAACCCTGGTAGGGTATGAAAAAATTGGTTCAGGTCGCGTCACCGTTATTGTGCGCGGCGATGTTTCCGAAGTACAAGCTTCCGTATCAGCAGGCGTTGATTCCGTCAAACAGCGGGTGAAAGGGGGTCAGGTACTCTCGACTCATATTATTGCCCGTCCTCACGAAAACTTGGAATATGTTTTACCCATTCGGTACACAGAAGCCGTAGCACAATTCCGCGATAGCTATAACACACCAATTCGTCGGTAA
- a CDS encoding EutN/CcmL family microcompartment protein, with product MQLAKVRGTVVGTHKLQSLTGVKLLLLQYIDEQGNPLPNYEVAADLVGAGFDEWVLVSRGSAARQERSYEERPVDALVVAIIDTVTVENRLLYSKKEQYR from the coding sequence ATGCAACTTGCCAAGGTTCGGGGAACAGTCGTTGGCACGCATAAATTACAAAGCCTGACCGGAGTTAAATTGCTGCTACTCCAATATATAGACGAGCAAGGCAACCCCTTGCCCAACTATGAAGTGGCAGCGGATTTAGTCGGGGCAGGTTTCGATGAATGGGTGCTGGTGAGCCGTGGCAGTGCGGCTCGTCAGGAAAGAAGTTACGAGGAGCGTCCGGTGGATGCTTTAGTCGTGGCCATCATTGATACAGTAACGGTTGAAAATCGGTTGCTGTACAGCAAAAAAGAGCAATACCGTTAG
- a CDS encoding TIGR04168 family protein, with product MQHPIKAEPPIKIAVVGDVHEQWEAADNEAIAHLGVDLVLFVGDFGNESVSVVQQVAALETPKAVILGNHDAVYTATPWGRKKCPYNPQLENRLQAQLDLLGATHVGYEKLDFADFRLSVVGGRPFSYGGPSWKYADFYRDWFGVLNMQESTARIVAAARLSAYDTVIFLSHNGPTGLGDRPEDICGKDWKPIGGDYGDPDLEAAIAQTRQLGKTIPLVTFGHMHHKLKHTQETLRQCVEVSPEGTVYYNGAIVPRIVQIRGEKQRNFSLITLNQGIVSDICIVWVNHQSQIISEEIIYRRKIDAIAQSA from the coding sequence ATGCAACATCCAATCAAGGCAGAACCACCCATAAAAATTGCCGTGGTTGGGGATGTTCACGAACAATGGGAAGCGGCAGATAATGAGGCGATCGCGCATTTAGGAGTTGATTTAGTCTTATTCGTGGGGGATTTTGGCAATGAATCTGTCTCTGTGGTGCAACAAGTTGCCGCTTTAGAAACCCCGAAAGCAGTAATTTTAGGCAACCATGACGCCGTTTACACCGCCACTCCTTGGGGTAGAAAAAAATGTCCCTACAATCCGCAACTAGAAAATCGGCTGCAAGCACAACTAGATTTACTGGGGGCAACTCACGTGGGTTATGAAAAGTTGGATTTTGCCGATTTCCGATTATCGGTGGTCGGTGGCAGACCTTTTAGTTATGGTGGGCCGAGTTGGAAATATGCAGATTTTTATCGAGACTGGTTTGGAGTGCTGAATATGCAGGAGTCTACCGCCAGAATTGTCGCCGCCGCCCGCCTGTCCGCTTATGATACGGTAATATTTTTAAGTCATAATGGGCCGACTGGGTTGGGCGATCGCCCGGAAGATATTTGTGGCAAAGACTGGAAACCGATCGGCGGTGACTATGGCGATCCAGACTTAGAAGCGGCGATCGCTCAAACTCGTCAACTGGGGAAAACCATTCCCCTCGTCACCTTTGGACATATGCACCATAAGCTGAAGCATACCCAAGAAACCTTGCGTCAATGTGTTGAGGTCAGTCCCGAAGGCACCGTTTATTATAATGGGGCGATCGTGCCTCGCATTGTCCAGATCCGGGGGGAAAAACAGCGAAACTTTTCCCTGATCACCTTAAACCAAGGCATTGTCAGCGATATCTGCATTGTTTGGGTCAACCACCAATCTCAGATCATCTCCGAAGAAATAATTTATCGGCGAAAAATAGATGCGATCGCGCAATCGGCGTAA
- a CDS encoding ribulose bisphosphate carboxylase small subunit, with translation MVVRKRAAPPTPWSKNLAEPQIDPSAYVHSFSNIIGDVRIGAQVLVSPGTSIRADEGSPFYIGDSTNIQDGVVIHGLEKGQVIGDDHNSYSVWIGKNSCITHMALIHGPAYVGDNCFIGFRSTIFNARVGSGSIVMMHALVQDVEIPPGKYVASGAVITNQQQADRLPDVQEADLQFAHHVVQINEALLAGYRCAESEACIAPIREQAGSDKKNDSEVETKIAWTGSTSMNQEIVEQVRSLLAQGYRIGTEYADERRFKTSSWRSGAPIQGQQVQAVLAELEAVVADHPGEYVRIIGIDPQVKRRVLELTIQRPNDQPQKFTAAAAAAPSVSQGVSSGGSAALSQDISSQVRSLLAQGYRVGVEHADERRFKTSSWKTGAPIQSANPQQAVAELQAALAEYAGEYVRLIGIDPKAKRRVLELVVQRPGETAPSLTGSAASPAVAKTSSNGGVSAALNQDLTAQITSLLAQGYRIGTEHADERRFKTSSWQTCPLIEATRADQVLAELQACLAEHQGEYVRLIGIDPKAKRRVLETLIQRPNQAVKVATTATAAAPSARSYTSNGSSSSSYGSVGSSSLSAETIQQVRSLLAQGYRIGTEHTDVRRFKISSWQSCSPIESQREVDVIAALEACLKEHDGEYVRLLGIDTKAKRRVAETIIQRPTAAVR, from the coding sequence ATGGTAGTCCGCAAAAGAGCGGCTCCCCCAACTCCTTGGTCAAAAAATTTGGCCGAACCCCAGATTGATCCATCCGCTTATGTGCATTCTTTCTCCAATATAATTGGCGATGTTCGGATCGGAGCCCAGGTCCTAGTTTCCCCGGGAACTTCGATCAGAGCGGATGAAGGATCTCCTTTCTATATAGGTGATAGCACAAATATTCAAGATGGGGTAGTGATTCATGGTCTAGAGAAAGGCCAAGTCATTGGAGACGATCACAATAGCTATTCCGTCTGGATTGGCAAAAATTCTTGTATTACTCACATGGCGCTGATTCATGGGCCAGCTTATGTGGGAGATAACTGCTTTATTGGTTTTCGCTCGACTATCTTTAATGCGCGAGTGGGATCCGGTTCGATTGTAATGATGCACGCCTTAGTTCAGGATGTGGAAATTCCTCCGGGTAAGTATGTGGCATCAGGAGCAGTGATTACCAATCAGCAACAAGCAGATCGCCTGCCAGATGTTCAAGAAGCCGACTTACAATTTGCCCATCACGTTGTCCAAATTAATGAGGCTTTGCTGGCAGGCTACCGTTGTGCAGAAAGCGAGGCTTGTATTGCGCCAATTCGTGAGCAAGCTGGTAGTGATAAGAAAAATGATTCTGAAGTAGAGACGAAAATAGCCTGGACAGGGAGTACAAGCATGAATCAAGAAATTGTAGAGCAGGTTAGATCCCTGCTGGCTCAAGGGTATCGGATCGGTACTGAATACGCAGACGAACGTCGGTTTAAAACTAGCTCCTGGCGCAGTGGTGCCCCGATTCAAGGACAACAAGTTCAGGCAGTTTTAGCCGAGTTGGAAGCAGTGGTGGCCGATCACCCTGGGGAATATGTTCGGATTATTGGCATTGATCCGCAAGTTAAGCGTCGGGTTTTGGAATTGACGATTCAACGACCCAACGATCAGCCCCAAAAATTCACCGCCGCTGCCGCTGCCGCTCCTAGTGTGAGCCAAGGTGTCAGCAGTGGTGGCAGTGCCGCTTTAAGTCAAGATATTAGTTCTCAGGTGCGATCGCTCCTCGCTCAAGGGTATCGGGTGGGGGTTGAACACGCCGATGAACGTCGCTTTAAGACCAGTTCCTGGAAAACCGGCGCACCGATTCAATCGGCGAATCCTCAACAAGCGGTTGCCGAATTACAAGCGGCTTTGGCTGAATATGCCGGAGAGTATGTCCGTCTGATTGGCATTGACCCCAAAGCCAAGCGCCGAGTTTTGGAATTGGTTGTCCAACGACCCGGTGAAACCGCACCTAGCTTGACGGGTAGTGCCGCAAGTCCAGCAGTGGCCAAAACATCCAGCAATGGTGGCGTTAGTGCGGCCTTAAATCAGGATCTTACGGCGCAAATTACTTCCCTGTTGGCTCAAGGCTATCGGATCGGCACAGAACACGCTGATGAACGTCGGTTTAAAACCAGTTCTTGGCAGACTTGCCCCCTGATTGAAGCAACTCGTGCCGATCAAGTGCTGGCAGAACTGCAAGCTTGTCTGGCAGAGCATCAAGGGGAATATGTCCGCTTGATTGGCATCGATCCCAAAGCCAAACGTCGGGTGCTAGAAACCCTGATTCAGCGGCCAAATCAAGCGGTCAAAGTGGCGACTACTGCCACCGCAGCGGCTCCCAGTGCCCGTAGTTATACCAGCAATGGCAGCAGTTCCAGCAGCTATGGTTCGGTTGGTAGCAGCAGCTTGAGTGCCGAAACGATCCAACAAGTGCGATCGCTCCTGGCTCAAGGATATCGCATTGGCACGGAACACACCGACGTGCGCCGCTTTAAGATCAGTTCTTGGCAAAGCTGCTCCCCCATCGAATCCCAACGAGAAGTCGATGTGATTGCCGCCCTAGAAGCTTGTCTCAAAGAGCATGACGGCGAATACGTGCGATTACTAGGGATTGATACCAAAGCCAAGCGCCGGGTGGCGGAAACCATTATCCAACGACCCACCGCAGCGGTTCGCTAG
- a CDS encoding carbon dioxide-concentrating mechanism protein CcmK produces MSIAVGMIETRGFPAVVEAADSMVKAARVTLVGYEKIGSGRVTVIVRGDVSEVQASVAAGIDAANRVNGGEVLSTHIIARPHENLEYVLPIRYTEEVEQFRSY; encoded by the coding sequence ATGTCAATTGCTGTAGGAATGATTGAAACCAGAGGGTTCCCAGCAGTGGTGGAAGCCGCAGACTCAATGGTCAAAGCAGCTCGAGTTACACTCGTCGGTTATGAAAAAATTGGTTCAGGTCGCGTCACCGTGATCGTTCGCGGAGATGTGTCCGAAGTACAAGCATCTGTCGCTGCGGGAATTGATGCTGCCAATCGAGTCAATGGCGGGGAAGTCCTCTCCACCCACATTATTGCTCGTCCCCACGAAAACTTAGAATATGTTCTACCGATTCGGTACACCGAAGAAGTAGAACAATTCCGTTCTTACTAA